In Camelina sativa cultivar DH55 chromosome 16, Cs, whole genome shotgun sequence, a single window of DNA contains:
- the LOC104754111 gene encoding (E,E)-geranyllinalool synthase-like, translated as MKSSYGSSSDDLHALVSEIKREIQLSNINLDPYSFVSPSAYDTAWLSMIEEDNNVGDDELKPMFQDCLDWIMCNQNSREGFWGNSGGYTQMADAEAEDGEDDMYILTSTLACVVALHKWNIGYFHLQKGRRYIERSTEMIIGKQIHENGSYPRWFVIKFTGILELAQQLGLHFVFSSRCVKMIKEMFYQRQEILKREKLMGDCNHKPLLAYLEALPLKLYVENHEDTIVKSLDNIDGSWFQSPSATASVFMLTRNTKCLAYLQNLVQRCPNGVPQKYPLNEDLIKLSMVNLIENTGLGEFFGREIEHVLQQVYRRHDEEEDVKKKPMSYVADEXYIYIAGRFCWFMKDQETRYNLERNIDSFLPVILSVYRAMDLMFPGEHELEEAREYTRSLLEKRRSRMIIHELSTPWIARLRHLDHRMWIEDKNSNVLSSGKASFLRLHSSYSDKVIYLAARNFEFQQAKYRRELEELTMWVKKWGLSDIGFGREKTTYCYFATVTSLPYEYAIKLGKLTAKSAILITVADDFFDEEGSFKDLEALTKAVLRWEGKELKGYGKIIFKALDDIVSETADTCRKHHGTDIIVHLRNIWGETFESWLREAEWSKKGHTPPMEEYIRNGMISIAAHTVALSISYLVDPCFSQDKLKPGNYDNMTTLLMIIPRLLNDLQSYQKEREQGKINSVLLHLKNHPDLEIEDSIAHIEKIIDSKRKELLEHVLVDGLSDLPKPCKEIHLSCCKVFEMFFNKKNRYDSDTEMLQDIKKALFDPVNVYEQAETEPLPLMSHGDDFMILPLLLTSMPNILEYKEDEYGAMKTSMCLRRSYRVQKRFMVSQLDDHRKPLKIVASQRNPAPMIQPIFSPCFY; from the exons ATGAAGTCCTCTTACGGTTCTTCCTCTGATGATCTCCACGCTTTGGTCAGTGAGATCAAGAGAGAAATACAGTTGTCCAACATTAATCTTGATCCTTACTCATTTGTCTCTCCTTCCGCCTACGACACGGCTTGGTTATCCATGATCGAAGAAGACAACAACGTAGGTGATGATGAGCTTAAACCGATGTTCCAAGATTGTCTAGACTGGATTATGTGCAATCAAAACTCAAGAGAAGGTTTCTGGGGAAACTCCGGTGGTTATACTCAAATGGCTGATGCCGAAGCCGAAGACGGCGAAGATGACATGTACATTCTCACCTCTACTCTTGCTTGTGTTGTAGCACTTCACAAATGGAATATTGGGTATTTTCATCTCCAGAAAG ggAGAAGATATATCGAACGAAGTACGGAGATGATAATTGGGAAACAGATCCACGAAAATGGATCTTATCCTCGTTGGTTCGTTATCAAATTCACTGGAATCCTAGAGCTTGCTCAACAACTTGGCTTACACTTTGTCTTCTCTAGTCGCTGCGTCAAAATGATCAAAGAAATGTTTTATCAACGCCAAGAGATTCTCAAAAG AGAAAAATTGATGGGTGATTGTAACCATAAACCTCTACTAGCCTATCTAGAGGCATTGCCAttgaaattatatgttgaaaATCATGAAGACACCATTGTTAAGAGCCTCGACAATATCGACGGCTCTTGGTTTCAGTCGCCTTCAGCAACTGCATCAGTGTTTATGCTCACTCGCAACACAAAATGTCTAGCTTATCTTCAAAATCTCGTTCAACGATGCCCTAATGGAg tGCCACAAAAGTACCCTCTCAATGAAGATCTCATAAAACTCTCCATGGTCAATCTAATCGAGAATACTGGTTTAGGAGAGTTCTTCGGTAGAGAGATTGAACATGTTCTTCAACAAGTTTACAG GCGCcacgacgaggaagaagatgtcAAGAAAAAGCCCATGAGTTACGTGGCAGATGAGTNa TATATATACATTGCAGGAAGGTTTTGCTGGTTCATGAAGGATCAAGAAACCCGatataatttagaaagaaaCATAGATTCTTTCTTGCCTGTAATCCTAAGTGTTTACAGAGCTATGGATCTCATGTTTCCGGGAGAGCATGAGCTTGAAGAAGCAAGAGAATATACTCGGAGTTTACTCGAGAAACGTCGCTCTAGAATG ATTATACATGAATTAAGTACTCCATGGATAGCTCGACTCAGACACCTTGATCATAGAATGTGGATTGAAGACAAGAACTCAAATGTTCTCTCAAGCGGAAAAGCTTCCTTTCTAAG ACTGCATAGTTCATATAGCGACAAAGTAATTTATCTTGCTGCAAGAAATTTCGAGTTTCAACAAGCCAAATATCGACGCGAGCTGGAGGAATTGACAAT GTGGGTAAAGAAATGGGGACTTAGTGATATTGGTTTCGGTAGAGAGAAGACAACATATTGTTACTTTGCAACTGTCACTTCGTTGCCCTATGAATATGCCATCAAACTTGGTAAGCTTACAGCAAAGAGTGCCATCCTCATCACAGTTGCCGATGATTTCTTTGATGAAGAAGGTTCTTTCAAAGATTTGGAAGCTCTAACGAAAGCAGTCTTaag ATGGGAAGGAAAGGAGCTTAAAGGTTACGGCAAGATCATTTTTAAAGCACTTGATGATATTGTAAGTGAAACTGCAGATACTTGTCGTAAGCATCACGGAACCGACATAATCGTCCATCTTCGCAACATC tGGGGTGAAACATTTGAGTCATGGCTACGTGAAGCTGAATGGAGTAAGAAGGGACACACACCTCCCATGGAAGAATATATTCGAAACGGAATGATCTCAATCGCAGCACACACCGTTGCTCTTTCCATATCATATCTCGTAGATCCTTGTTTTTCCCAAGACAAACTCAAACCCGGGAATTACGATAATATGACAACATTGCTCATGATCATACCTCGACTCTTAAATGATCTACAAAGTTATCAG AAGGAACGAGAACAAGGGAAGATCAATTCCGTGCTGCTCCACTTGAAGAATCATCCAGACCTCGAGATTGAGGATTCGATCGCTCATATCGAAAAGATAATCGATTCGAAAAGGAAAGAGTTACTGGAGCATGTACTAGTAGATGGACTAAGTGATTTACCAAAACCATGCAAAGAGATTCACCTGTCTTGTTGTAAAGTCTTCGAGATGTTTTTTAACAAGAAGAACCGCTACGATTCCGATACGGAGATGCTTCAAGACATTAAGAAGGCTCTCTTCGATCCTGTGAATGTTTATGAACAAGCAGAGACCGAGCCTTTGCCACTGATGTCACATGGTGATGACTTTATGATTCTTCCTTTGCTTTTGACCAGCATGCCAAATATTCTTGAATATAAGGAGGACGAATACGGAGCCATGAAAACATCTATGTGCTTGAGAAGAAGTTATCGTGTTCAAAAACGCTTTATGGTCTCACAGCTTGATGATCATCGTAAGCCTCTCAAGATTGTCGCCTCGCAGCGGAATCCGGCACCAATGATCCAACCAATATTCTCACCATGCTTCTACTAA